The following proteins are co-located in the Caldilineales bacterium genome:
- a CDS encoding site-specific DNA-methyltransferase, with the protein MTGNYSIDTNSQELLKEQLRLFAFENASVVETEFVQLAHERLSTRERLAALLEGELNFHGQDSGYASHDLHAFAAKFPPQLPLAFIRGLTKPGEIVLDPMMGSGTTVVEAMLEGRYGIGLDLDPLALRLADAKTTTVDVDGVRQAGHRVLTRAKALLDDGNLVDNSLVNRFDSQTRAFVDYWYFQTTQRELMALILAIDEIPDLRVRRFLELTFSSIIVTKSGGVSRARDLAHSRPHLDGSKIPRNAIDQFSVRLRKNLASIAQIHNDGVHTQTVAADARYMPLRTGSVDLIVTSPPYANAIDYMRAHKFSLVWLGRSVAALTKLRSEYIGSERIRYTGDRALPERAQTTIDELSKRDRKQSTVLHKYFVEMSLVLAEMHRVLHHDAAAVVVVGTSTMRNIDVQTHLCLADIGADIGFDVVGVAQRALDRNKRMMPARFGRKTDSMIEQRMHDEYVIGFLKPPIFEQDRHNGNNR; encoded by the coding sequence ATGACAGGCAATTATTCGATCGACACCAACTCACAGGAACTACTTAAGGAGCAATTGCGCCTCTTCGCGTTCGAGAATGCGTCGGTGGTCGAGACTGAGTTCGTGCAATTGGCGCACGAAAGGCTGAGCACGCGGGAAAGGTTAGCAGCGCTCTTGGAAGGGGAATTGAACTTTCATGGACAGGATAGCGGTTATGCATCGCATGATCTTCATGCCTTTGCAGCGAAATTTCCGCCACAGCTACCACTCGCTTTCATCCGGGGACTGACCAAACCAGGCGAGATCGTGCTCGATCCCATGATGGGGTCGGGGACAACAGTCGTTGAAGCCATGCTCGAAGGCAGATACGGTATCGGTCTTGACCTTGATCCATTGGCCCTGCGACTTGCTGATGCAAAAACGACTACAGTTGATGTTGACGGTGTTCGTCAGGCTGGTCACAGAGTACTTACGCGAGCAAAAGCACTATTGGATGATGGTAATCTCGTTGATAATAGCTTAGTGAACCGATTTGATTCTCAGACGCGAGCTTTTGTAGATTACTGGTATTTCCAGACAACACAGCGCGAGCTAATGGCCCTAATTCTAGCTATTGACGAGATTCCGGACCTGCGCGTGCGTCGCTTTTTGGAGCTCACGTTTTCATCTATTATCGTGACAAAATCGGGTGGCGTATCCCGTGCTCGGGATCTGGCTCATAGCCGTCCGCACCTGGATGGATCCAAGATTCCCCGAAATGCCATTGATCAATTCTCCGTTCGACTACGTAAGAATCTTGCTAGCATCGCTCAAATTCATAACGACGGCGTACACACCCAAACCGTGGCTGCAGATGCGCGATATATGCCGCTACGCACAGGTTCAGTAGATCTCATCGTCACTTCTCCTCCGTACGCCAACGCTATTGACTACATGCGCGCTCATAAGTTCTCGCTGGTTTGGCTTGGCAGATCAGTTGCGGCGCTCACAAAGTTACGTAGCGAATACATCGGCTCAGAGCGCATCAGATACACCGGAGATCGGGCATTACCAGAACGGGCGCAAACCACTATAGATGAGCTTTCAAAACGAGACCGAAAACAATCGACTGTACTGCATAAGTACTTCGTAGAGATGAGCCTTGTGCTAGCAGAGATGCACCGAGTTCTTCATCATGATGCGGCTGCTGTGGTCGTCGTTGGCACTTCGACGATGCGCAATATCGATGTTCAAACACATCTCTGTCTGGCTGACATCGGTGCTGACATCGGGTTCGATGTTGTTGGAGTAGCTCAAAGGGCGCTCGACCGCAACAAACGCATGATGCCGGCCCGTTTCGGAAGAAAAACCGACTCCATGATCGAACAGCGCATGCATGATGAGTACGTAATCGGCTTCTTGAAACCTCCGATCTTTGAACAGGATAGGCACAATGGCAACAATCGATAG
- a CDS encoding winged helix-turn-helix domain-containing protein produces MSEILLYRQDELHSLLDRLADGQDLSLVGVSNVGKSDLLRDLSRAETRADRRCLYIDCNRMLEWNEQAFYELIVRVMMGEAETKPDLSALLRRSYDALLNPTGGFHIPLRFDEALTAWLEATAGRTVLIFDEFDDAFLHLELRAFLNLRGLKDRHPASLSYVTATDQSLPRLRSGEQVDEFSELFEHSTHYVLPLNTDDARAFIAEQAALLAATFDASDNAFVLAQAGGHPGLLGIVCRRLAAVTGAVERDPSGDLVIHRQLRDSLRTDAAIRLECEKIWRDLDEAEKSTLHAIYQPGAVHDDFALAELRRKGLLSGTRFDPQFFAELFRRFVQQQVAALTAVQPEAEPGVRLDVESGEVRVDGQAVEPLTNLEYRLLLLLYGHLDKIIDKYQVVEAVWGEDYIDEVYDSAIDKLVSRLRHKIEPDPANPRFIVTVRGRGYKLMG; encoded by the coding sequence ATGTCCGAAATACTCCTCTACCGCCAAGACGAACTGCACTCTCTGCTCGACCGCCTGGCCGACGGCCAGGATCTGAGCCTGGTGGGAGTCAGCAACGTCGGCAAATCCGACCTTCTGCGCGACCTCAGCCGGGCTGAGACGCGAGCCGACCGCCGCTGCCTGTACATCGACTGCAACCGCATGTTGGAATGGAACGAGCAGGCCTTTTATGAGTTGATCGTGCGGGTGATGATGGGGGAGGCGGAAACGAAGCCCGATCTCAGCGCCTTGCTGCGCCGCTCTTACGACGCCCTCCTCAACCCAACCGGTGGCTTTCACATCCCCCTCCGCTTCGACGAGGCCCTGACTGCCTGGCTGGAGGCGACCGCCGGCCGCACCGTGTTGATCTTCGACGAATTCGACGACGCCTTCCTCCATCTGGAACTGCGCGCCTTTCTCAATCTGCGCGGCCTGAAGGATCGCCATCCCGCTTCCCTCTCCTATGTGACGGCCACCGACCAGAGCCTGCCTCGGCTGCGGTCGGGCGAGCAGGTGGACGAGTTCAGCGAGCTGTTCGAGCACAGCACCCACTATGTGCTGCCGCTAAACACCGATGACGCCCGCGCTTTCATCGCCGAACAGGCGGCTTTGTTGGCTGCCACCTTCGACGCCAGCGATAACGCCTTCGTCCTGGCCCAGGCGGGCGGGCATCCGGGGCTGCTGGGGATCGTCTGCCGCCGGCTGGCCGCCGTCACCGGCGCGGTCGAACGCGACCCCAGCGGCGACCTGGTCATCCACCGCCAACTGCGCGACAGCCTGCGCACCGACGCCGCCATCCGTCTGGAATGCGAGAAGATCTGGCGGGACCTGGACGAGGCCGAAAAGAGCACGCTACACGCCATCTACCAGCCTGGCGCCGTTCACGACGATTTTGCCCTGGCCGAATTGCGGCGCAAGGGCTTGCTCAGCGGCACGCGCTTCGACCCGCAGTTCTTCGCCGAGCTTTTCCGGCGCTTCGTGCAGCAGCAGGTGGCGGCGCTGACCGCCGTCCAGCCAGAGGCCGAGCCGGGTGTGCGCCTGGATGTCGAGTCAGGCGAGGTGCGGGTGGATGGCCAGGCGGTCGAGCCGTTGACCAATCTGGAATACCGGCTGTTGCTCTTGCTCTACGGCCATCTAGACAAGATCATCGACAAATACCAGGTGGTGGAGGCCGTTTGGGGCGAGGACTACATCGATGAAGTCTACGACTCGGCCATCGATAAGCTGGTCAGTCGCCTGCGCCACAAGATCGAGCCTGACCCGGCCAACCCGCGCTTCATCGTCACCGTGCGCGGGCGCGGCTACAAGCTGATGGGATGA
- a CDS encoding zinc ribbon domain-containing protein yields MIICPRCQTPNPPDAGQCRHCGRPLTSPPPPASPPFWLATAIFLVILLGLVLPPFSSGPPPRRPGVEAAFHLIDLMPPGARVLLAWDYEPTTQGEMHLLAQPILQHLRERQALVADVSLRPLGPAAAADARRLASSLRPPGIAAEGVPPLDLGFIPGNAAALQALILAPAAAASLPKESLAAMDMDDDLAAFDLIIEFSAESSASQQWIEQIAARQPSALLIVAASGAVAPVLEPYAQSGQLAALLAGYPDALAYESLLGQDGPATAQQAAQTLAHLLVILLILLALARTLRSREI; encoded by the coding sequence ATGATCATCTGCCCGCGCTGCCAGACGCCAAACCCGCCCGACGCCGGTCAGTGCCGTCATTGCGGCCGCCCATTGACCAGCCCGCCCCCGCCTGCCTCCCCGCCCTTCTGGCTGGCGACGGCCATCTTCCTCGTCATCCTGCTCGGCCTCGTCCTGCCGCCGTTTTCGTCCGGCCCACCCCCGCGCCGGCCCGGCGTCGAGGCTGCTTTCCATCTGATCGACCTCATGCCGCCGGGTGCGCGCGTCCTCCTGGCCTGGGATTACGAGCCGACCACCCAGGGTGAGATGCACCTGCTGGCGCAGCCGATCTTGCAGCATCTGCGCGAACGGCAGGCGTTGGTGGCCGATGTCAGCTTGCGGCCGCTCGGCCCTGCCGCCGCCGCCGACGCCCGGCGCCTGGCTTCATCGCTGCGCCCGCCCGGCATCGCCGCCGAAGGCGTGCCCCCGCTCGACCTGGGCTTCATCCCCGGCAACGCCGCCGCCTTGCAGGCGCTGATCCTCGCCCCAGCCGCCGCCGCCAGCCTGCCCAAAGAGAGCCTGGCGGCGATGGATATGGACGACGACCTGGCCGCCTTCGATCTGATCATCGAATTCAGCGCCGAAAGCTCGGCCTCGCAACAGTGGATCGAGCAAATCGCCGCCCGGCAGCCATCGGCGTTGCTGATCGTGGCCGCATCCGGCGCGGTGGCCCCTGTCCTGGAACCCTATGCCCAGAGCGGCCAATTGGCGGCGCTACTGGCCGGCTATCCCGACGCCCTGGCCTACGAAAGCCTGTTGGGGCAGGATGGCCCGGCCACAGCGCAGCAGGCGGCGCAAACCCTGGCCCATCTCCTTGTGATCCTCCTGATCCTGCTGGCGCTGGCGCGTACGCTGCGGTCTCGTGAAATCTGA
- a CDS encoding N-acetylmuramoyl-L-alanine amidase, producing MSYRRLSGLHVWLWRLLLATSLAAAAVISLGIYSGGLTWGRMAHSLGALTGLPGLPRWQVAIIAGHRSFDTGAVCETGLMEVAVTSEVAEQTARRLQRQGVEVQVLDEYDPRLQGLQADALVSIHADSCVPLSGFKVASAEETVLPAEDALLVKCLEDSYAAASGLAVHPTTITHDMTGYHAFQRVAETTPGAIIELGFLGGDGELLANQRPRLARGVADGVICFLMQVGSAKGANERE from the coding sequence ATGTCCTACCGTCGCTTGTCCGGCCTGCACGTCTGGTTGTGGCGCTTGCTACTCGCCACCAGCCTGGCCGCGGCTGCCGTGATCAGCCTGGGCATCTACAGCGGTGGGCTGACGTGGGGCCGGATGGCTCACAGCCTGGGCGCGCTGACGGGGCTGCCGGGTCTACCGCGGTGGCAGGTGGCCATCATCGCCGGGCATCGTAGTTTCGATACCGGCGCCGTGTGCGAGACCGGGTTGATGGAGGTGGCGGTGACGAGCGAGGTGGCCGAGCAGACGGCCAGGCGCCTGCAACGGCAGGGGGTCGAGGTGCAGGTGTTGGATGAATACGACCCCAGGCTCCAGGGCCTGCAGGCCGATGCGCTGGTGTCCATTCATGCCGATTCCTGCGTCCCCTTGAGCGGTTTCAAGGTGGCCAGCGCCGAAGAAACGGTTCTGCCGGCGGAGGACGCCCTCTTGGTGAAATGCCTGGAAGATAGCTACGCCGCCGCCAGTGGGCTGGCCGTCCACCCCACCACCATCACCCACGACATGACCGGCTACCATGCCTTCCAGCGCGTGGCCGAGACGACGCCGGGGGCGATCATCGAGCTGGGCTTTCTGGGCGGGGATGGCGAATTACTGGCGAACCAACGCCCCCGGCTGGCGCGCGGCGTCGCGGATGGCGTGATCTGCTTTCTGATGCAGGTAGGATCCGCGAAGGGCGCCAATGAACGCGAATAA
- a CDS encoding fused MFS/spermidine synthase — MNAPPPFLPRRPIYLLVFAAGFASLGVELAASRLLDPWFGNSILVWAALIGLILLYLAVGYWLGGRWADRSPRPLIFFTLAAMAGLLVGLIPPLSQPVLRLSADVFVSYDVALLAGSFVATLLLFSPAVVLLGCISPFAIRLLIEDSRAAGRTAGRVFALSTLGSLAGVFIPTLLLIPNLGTRRTFFSLALMVLGLATLALWPIARRRALVFGLAWFALLALALLPPGRIRADAATLYETESAHNYIRVVRNGPEMVLKLNEGAGVHSVYNPQAGLSDGIWDYFLLAPYFAPAPVQPRQVQSLLMLGLAAGTVPRLYTAAYGPIAIDGVELDPAIIAAGQRFFGMSEPNLRPIAQDGRFFLRTAAGRYDVIAIDAYRPPYIPFHLTTVEFFSQAREHLNPGGVVAVNVARTGEDDSLVDALAATLAAVFPAVFIIDEPAPPAVLGNSLVVATVQPATLDDFLANTASLPEPMLAEVARRARPHVRLAPTGGPLLSDDRAPIEQIIHGIVLRYLASP, encoded by the coding sequence ATGAACGCGCCCCCCCCTTTCCTCCCCCGTCGCCCCATCTACCTCCTCGTTTTTGCGGCCGGGTTTGCCAGCCTGGGGGTCGAGTTGGCCGCCAGCCGCCTGCTCGACCCCTGGTTTGGCAACTCGATCCTGGTGTGGGCCGCCCTCATCGGGCTGATCCTGCTCTATCTGGCGGTGGGATACTGGCTGGGGGGGCGATGGGCCGACCGCTCCCCGCGCCCGCTCATTTTCTTCACCCTGGCGGCGATGGCCGGCCTGCTCGTTGGTCTGATCCCGCCCCTCTCGCAGCCCGTTCTGCGGCTGAGCGCCGATGTCTTCGTCAGCTACGATGTCGCCCTGCTGGCCGGGTCATTCGTTGCCACCCTCCTTCTCTTCAGCCCGGCTGTCGTCCTGCTTGGCTGCATCAGCCCCTTTGCCATTCGCTTGCTGATCGAGGATAGCCGGGCGGCCGGACGCACAGCCGGGAGGGTCTTCGCCCTCTCCACCCTCGGTTCACTGGCCGGCGTCTTCATCCCCACCCTCCTCCTCATCCCCAACCTGGGCACGCGCCGCACCTTCTTCAGCCTGGCGCTGATGGTGCTTGGCCTGGCGACCTTGGCGCTGTGGCCGATCGCTCGGCGCCGCGCCCTCGTCTTCGGCCTGGCCTGGTTCGCCTTGCTGGCCCTCGCCCTGTTGCCGCCCGGCCGCATCCGCGCCGACGCCGCCACCCTCTACGAAACCGAATCGGCCCACAACTACATCCGGGTGGTGCGCAACGGGCCGGAGATGGTGCTCAAGTTGAACGAAGGCGCGGGCGTGCATTCCGTCTACAACCCCCAGGCCGGTCTGTCCGATGGCATCTGGGACTACTTCCTCCTGGCGCCCTACTTCGCCCCCGCCCCGGTGCAGCCCCGGCAGGTGCAGAGCCTGTTGATGCTGGGTCTGGCGGCAGGGACCGTGCCCAGGCTGTACACCGCCGCCTACGGCCCCATCGCCATCGATGGCGTTGAACTGGACCCGGCCATCATCGCCGCGGGTCAGCGTTTCTTTGGCATGAGCGAGCCGAACCTGCGGCCCATCGCCCAGGATGGGCGCTTCTTCCTTCGCACTGCCGCCGGTCGCTACGATGTCATCGCCATCGACGCCTACCGCCCGCCCTACATCCCCTTCCATCTGACCACGGTCGAGTTCTTCAGCCAGGCGCGCGAGCATCTGAACCCGGGCGGAGTCGTGGCCGTCAACGTCGCCCGCACCGGCGAAGATGACAGCCTGGTGGATGCCCTGGCCGCCACCCTGGCGGCGGTGTTTCCGGCTGTCTTCATCATCGACGAGCCGGCCCCGCCCGCTGTGCTGGGCAACAGCCTGGTCGTCGCCACGGTGCAGCCGGCCACACTCGACGACTTCCTGGCCAACACCGCCTCCCTTCCCGAACCCATGCTGGCCGAAGTCGCCCGGCGGGCGCGCCCGCACGTTCGTCTGGCCCCGACCGGCGGTCCCCTCCTGAGCGATGACCGTGCCCCCATCGAGCAGATCATCCACGGCATCGTGCTGCGCTACCTTGCATCTCCTTGA
- a CDS encoding NgoMIV family type II restriction endonuclease, whose amino-acid sequence MSLSKLRVRYHQSLCAEVLSLGKGSPNIADIASPTSIAIAHSIVAQLGYPTISQGPSGQSAGRIFEELTRSFLKDCFKLLQHVRPGEWAFAIGRITQFEQYEHLAELQRLLEKKPKLKATLGGDYLVLPDIVVARRPLTDAELNRDDVVVDESETIARLTPLRASNRSNSLWILHASISCKWTIRSDRAQNIRTEGLNLIRHRKGHTPHIVAVTAEPLPTRLASLALGTGDLDCVYHFALPELQAATREAGGQEQLEMLEAMVDGRRLRDISDLPLDLAV is encoded by the coding sequence ATGAGTCTTTCAAAATTGCGAGTTCGCTATCATCAGAGTCTGTGCGCAGAAGTTCTGTCTCTCGGCAAGGGAAGTCCAAACATAGCTGATATTGCCAGTCCCACGAGTATTGCCATTGCTCATTCCATTGTCGCGCAATTGGGATACCCTACTATCTCGCAAGGGCCGAGCGGTCAGTCCGCGGGACGTATCTTTGAGGAACTGACGCGGAGTTTTCTCAAAGACTGCTTCAAGCTTCTTCAGCATGTTCGTCCTGGTGAATGGGCGTTTGCAATTGGGCGAATAACACAATTCGAGCAGTACGAACACCTCGCGGAGTTGCAGCGTTTGCTTGAGAAAAAGCCAAAGCTGAAAGCGACACTCGGAGGCGACTATCTGGTTTTGCCGGACATTGTCGTTGCCCGCCGCCCACTCACAGATGCAGAACTCAATCGCGACGATGTTGTCGTGGATGAGTCCGAGACAATCGCTCGCCTGACTCCTTTGCGGGCATCGAATCGCTCCAATTCGCTCTGGATTCTACATGCCAGCATCTCGTGTAAATGGACGATTCGGAGTGATAGGGCACAGAATATCCGTACCGAGGGCCTTAATCTGATCCGGCATCGCAAAGGTCATACTCCGCATATTGTTGCAGTCACAGCCGAGCCGTTGCCCACGCGATTGGCGTCCCTGGCGCTTGGAACGGGAGATCTGGATTGTGTGTACCACTTTGCGTTGCCGGAACTTCAGGCTGCCACAAGAGAAGCTGGAGGTCAGGAACAACTTGAAATGCTGGAAGCTATGGTCGATGGACGACGACTGCGCGACATAAGCGATCTGCCGCTCGATTTGGCGGTGTGA
- a CDS encoding PspA/IM30 family protein codes for MASLLEKVGVLISANLHWMVNQALEANSVAVVDEYIRRVEDNIEAVEDAAATVGGEAKTLRRKQQEFQAKADELDRNIDFFLGEGKDQLAMAAQSRFNTMKSLAETYRQQADLQEGEFQKLLDAKLRLEAKLTEVKQERVNLEAMLQLAKAREAAHEAVAAVGDVSTEAAGMDDIKAAIERRLAKSEAQAEIDSKKLDRQMDEVLETREIEDQLTARRARLGLAQAAG; via the coding sequence ATGGCATCTCTTCTCGAAAAAGTTGGCGTCCTCATCTCCGCCAACCTGCACTGGATGGTGAATCAGGCCCTGGAAGCCAACAGCGTCGCCGTCGTCGATGAGTATATCCGTCGCGTCGAAGACAATATCGAAGCCGTCGAAGACGCCGCCGCCACCGTCGGCGGCGAGGCCAAGACCCTGCGCCGCAAACAGCAAGAATTCCAGGCCAAGGCCGACGAGCTAGACCGCAACATCGATTTCTTCCTGGGCGAAGGCAAAGACCAGTTGGCGATGGCCGCCCAGAGCCGCTTCAACACGATGAAGTCGCTGGCCGAAACCTACCGCCAGCAGGCCGACCTGCAAGAAGGCGAATTCCAGAAGCTGCTCGACGCCAAACTGCGCCTGGAAGCCAAATTGACCGAGGTCAAACAGGAGCGCGTCAACCTGGAAGCGATGCTGCAACTGGCCAAAGCTCGCGAGGCCGCGCACGAGGCCGTGGCCGCGGTTGGCGATGTCAGCACCGAGGCCGCCGGCATGGACGACATCAAGGCCGCTATCGAGCGCCGTCTGGCCAAGAGCGAGGCCCAGGCTGAGATCGACTCGAAGAAACTCGACCGGCAGATGGACGAAGTGCTGGAGACGCGCGAGATCGAAGACCAATTGACCGCCCGTCGCGCCCGCCTGGGCCTGGCGCAGGCCGCCGGATAA
- a CDS encoding ABC transporter substrate-binding protein, with translation MKRSRIIFLAIVGVAIVIVGVALALRATNRERPLVVVPKGPIQVRIVTALPVEPWVRAAAERFNQEGREIEGEPIQVEVIAMDGLTALGKFDRNEFGALEAGADPANLTAEQKQAVERFPTAWIPDSRYLPELANAAYKERLGRDVFLTDGEYRSRPLALSLSTWGIYQSRADALDKRFGTIDWKTIHDAAAAKGGWPELGGQEGWGFFKLVVPDPRKNVGGLTAMISAAGEYYDRPNVSTEDVTKPEFQAWLKELLSATTDLSGASAYTSEDFALFGYSVGDGGLLLESDLLNNMQGIVNRWGEPLAIRYPKYVTWFDFPMSIWIGPETSALQKNAALEFERYLLSPEVQQEAIRYGLRPTSSDVTVTAVQDSPFAQWQNQGVAAVVPRTSAMRSPDRDVLQTLLRWFELNVAQ, from the coding sequence ATGAAACGCAGCCGCATCATCTTCCTTGCCATTGTCGGCGTCGCCATCGTCATCGTCGGCGTCGCCCTGGCCCTGCGCGCCACCAATCGCGAGCGGCCGCTCGTTGTGGTGCCCAAAGGCCCCATCCAGGTGCGCATCGTCACGGCGCTGCCGGTGGAGCCGTGGGTGCGGGCAGCGGCGGAGCGTTTCAATCAGGAGGGGCGCGAGATCGAAGGCGAGCCGATCCAGGTGGAAGTGATCGCCATGGACGGTCTCACCGCCCTGGGCAAGTTCGACCGCAACGAATTCGGCGCCCTCGAAGCCGGCGCTGACCCGGCCAACCTGACGGCGGAGCAGAAACAGGCGGTCGAGCGTTTCCCCACCGCCTGGATCCCCGACAGCCGCTATCTGCCCGAACTGGCGAACGCCGCCTACAAGGAACGGCTGGGCCGTGATGTCTTTTTGACCGACGGCGAATATCGCTCGCGGCCGTTGGCGCTCAGCCTGTCCACCTGGGGCATCTACCAATCCCGTGCCGACGCCCTCGATAAGCGTTTTGGCACTATCGACTGGAAAACCATCCACGACGCCGCCGCGGCCAAGGGCGGCTGGCCGGAGTTGGGCGGGCAGGAGGGGTGGGGCTTCTTCAAGCTGGTGGTGCCCGACCCGCGCAAAAACGTCGGCGGCCTCACGGCCATGATCTCCGCCGCCGGCGAATACTACGACCGGCCCAACGTCAGCACCGAGGATGTGACCAAGCCCGAGTTCCAAGCCTGGCTCAAAGAACTACTCAGCGCCACGACCGATCTCAGCGGCGCCTCGGCCTACACCTCCGAGGATTTCGCCCTCTTTGGCTACTCGGTCGGCGATGGCGGCCTGCTGCTGGAGAGCGACCTGCTGAACAACATGCAGGGCATTGTCAACCGCTGGGGCGAGCCGCTGGCCATCCGCTATCCCAAGTACGTCACCTGGTTCGACTTCCCCATGAGCATCTGGATCGGCCCGGAGACCAGCGCCCTGCAAAAGAACGCCGCCCTCGAGTTCGAGCGTTATCTGCTCTCGCCCGAAGTTCAGCAGGAGGCCATCCGCTACGGCCTGCGCCCCACCAGTTCGGATGTGACCGTGACCGCTGTCCAGGACAGCCCCTTCGCCCAATGGCAGAACCAGGGCGTGGCCGCGGTCGTGCCCCGCACCAGCGCCATGCGCTCGCCCGACCGCGACGTGCTGCAAACCCTCTTGCGCTGGTTCGAGTTGAACGTTG